The following are encoded in a window of Mycoplasma anserisalpingitidis genomic DNA:
- the rpsF gene encoding 30S ribosomal protein S6 — MAKYEIMMIVDPKADVNVAFDLLKEVFGNGVKKAEKLAINELSYSINKSKHAQYVNAEVESKPELISEFVRKSNIVKQVWRQLVINLDTESGLKPANTKKATKKVVRKSTPRKVASKTEE; from the coding sequence ATGGCTAAATACGAAATCATGATGATTGTTGATCCTAAAGCTGACGTTAACGTTGCTTTCGATTTACTTAAAGAAGTATTTGGAAACGGTGTTAAAAAAGCTGAAAAATTAGCTATCAACGAATTATCATACTCAATTAACAAATCAAAACATGCTCAATATGTAAATGCAGAAGTTGAATCAAAACCTGAATTAATTTCTGAATTTGTACGTAAATCTAACATTGTAAAACAAGTTTGAAGACAATTAGTTATCAATCTTGATACAGAAAGCGGTTTAAAACCTGCAAACACTAAAAAAGCTACAAAAAAAGTAGTTCGTAAATCAACACCTAGAAAAGTCGCATCTAAGACTGAAGAATAA
- a CDS encoding single-stranded DNA-binding protein — MNKVLLIGRVSSDIRIFQTQSGIRYARVRLAINRRGTTDVTDFIPLVVWRANADFMASNVFKGTLIAVEGSIYMSSYQRDGANVTSFEVNVDNISILEPKSVVQSRINSSNQNVNNKFVADMPSRDFSERIQSVPNQQVHRFDDNISNQSLYSNTSNNSFAGFTVDETFSRPSTQSEMGNTKMSFTPTEKLNELNLSNNQNSKNQDFLSNLDDEDDEYSFNSSLFDDQNSSNKNDTSLFELDSDDELEDDIFNPNHSLDFD, encoded by the coding sequence ATGAATAAAGTACTTTTGATTGGTAGAGTTTCATCTGATATAAGGATATTTCAAACTCAAAGTGGAATAAGATATGCTAGAGTGAGATTAGCAATTAATCGTCGTGGAACAACAGATGTAACAGATTTTATTCCATTAGTTGTATGAAGAGCAAATGCTGATTTTATGGCTTCAAATGTATTCAAAGGAACTTTAATAGCAGTGGAAGGTTCAATTTACATGAGTTCTTATCAAAGAGACGGAGCAAATGTGACTTCATTTGAAGTAAATGTTGATAATATTAGTATTTTGGAACCCAAATCAGTTGTTCAATCTAGAATTAATTCATCAAATCAAAATGTTAATAATAAATTTGTTGCAGATATGCCTTCAAGAGATTTTAGCGAACGCATTCAAAGTGTCCCAAATCAACAAGTGCATAGATTTGATGATAACATTTCAAACCAATCATTATATAGCAATACATCAAACAATAGTTTTGCTGGTTTTACAGTTGACGAAACTTTTTCAAGACCTTCTACACAAAGTGAGATGGGTAATACAAAAATGAGTTTTACACCAACTGAAAAACTAAATGAATTAAACCTATCAAATAACCAAAATTCTAAAAATCAAGATTTCTTAAGTAATCTTGATGATGAAGATGATGAATATAGTTTTAATAGTTCTTTATTCGATGATCAAAACTCGTCTAATAAAAATGACACAAGTTTATTTGAATTAGATAGTGATGATGAATTAGAAGATGATATTTTCAACCCTAATCATAGTTTAGATTTCGATTAA
- the rpsR gene encoding 30S ribosomal protein S18 produces the protein MNFKKNKKGFSSRRKVCEFCEQNMNYVDYKNLELLKKYISGTGQIKSSSMSGTCAKHQRSVSNAIKRARFVALLPYTIVRVRVQK, from the coding sequence ATGAACTTTAAGAAAAATAAAAAAGGTTTTAGTTCAAGAAGAAAAGTTTGTGAATTCTGTGAACAAAACATGAATTATGTTGATTACAAAAATTTAGAATTACTTAAAAAATACATTAGTGGTACAGGTCAAATTAAATCATCATCAATGTCAGGAACATGTGCAAAACACCAAAGAAGCGTATCAAACGCAATTAAAAGAGCTAGATTTGTTGCATTATTACCATACACAATCGTTCGTGTTCGTGTACAAAAATAA
- a CDS encoding MAG0110 family membrane protein, which yields MNELSYGITKKKTKSSYLSLTLIFVGIGLFVFGALVLGLGIFSKNVERFIASNFTNDSFYITYLVSTIVFIVWLFLFSYLHKKMPFPVLVVGYIFTVIYMALVTFISMYANNISTNNLWLIALIFLISVLLTMACGIIGYFELIKVKVMWVLSIVLLVGFVVLFITSIFVFNSTIEMIYSLVGLAISGINIFFSFYIISKKNNEFAFNSTKEMLKESISDAIFIFINIVYMIWYLLRLFGSRD from the coding sequence ATGAATGAATTAAGTTATGGAATTACAAAGAAAAAAACCAAAAGTTCTTATTTATCTCTGACCTTAATTTTTGTAGGTATAGGTTTATTTGTTTTTGGAGCACTAGTTTTAGGTTTAGGAATTTTTTCAAAAAATGTAGAGAGATTCATTGCAAGCAACTTTACTAATGATAGTTTTTACATTACTTATCTAGTTTCAACAATAGTATTTATTGTATGACTATTTTTATTTTCTTATCTACACAAAAAAATGCCTTTTCCAGTTTTAGTTGTTGGATATATATTTACAGTTATTTACATGGCACTTGTAACATTTATTTCAATGTATGCTAATAATATTTCAACCAATAATCTTTGATTGATTGCCTTAATATTTTTAATTAGTGTTCTATTAACTATGGCTTGTGGAATTATAGGTTATTTTGAGTTAATAAAAGTAAAGGTTATGTGAGTTTTATCAATAGTTTTACTTGTTGGATTTGTTGTATTGTTTATCACAAGTATATTTGTGTTTAACAGTACAATTGAGATGATTTATTCACTAGTTGGACTTGCGATATCAGGAATTAATATTTTCTTCTCATTCTACATTATTAGTAAGAAAAATAATGAATTTGCATTTAATTCAACTAAGGAAATGCTTAAAGAGTCTATAAGTGATGCAATATTTATTTTTATTAACATAGTTTATATGATTTGATATTTATTAAGACTTTTTGGTTCTAGAGATTAA
- the parE gene encoding DNA topoisomerase IV subunit B has product MQQNSYTEKDIKKLNGLEAVRKRPGMYIGGTDVNGLHHLVWEIVDNSIDEALAGYANKIIVTINKDSSVSIEDNGRGIPVGKTEDGRSAVELVFTELHAGGKFNEGAYKSSGGLHGVGSSVVNALSSKLDVTVFRDGQIWYTEFEQEKIIKRTSSIGKTNKNGTIVHFMPDYSFFKKAKLNTDIISERLKESSFLISSLEIVLNDEINETSETFKYENGIKEFVNFINDSKTPIIEPFSFKDEKNGVEVEFGFQYTDTYNELILSFVNNVKTRDGGTHETGFKSALTKVFNAFAEEEKVIKGKNTLDGSDVREGLTAIISLKVPENILEFVGQTKDKLGTPEAKGIVEDIVTKFMKQWITENKQIARKVLEKIKRAYEIRNDERKRKNELRQTKNILKTKQILSDKLTPAQSKKVEEKELFLVEGDSAGGTAKTGRDRRYQAILPLRGKVLNTEKSKLLEILKNVEINTIINTIGAGYGKDFDITRAQYGKIVIMTDADTDGAHIQILLLTFLYRYMRPLIEHGRVFIARPPLYKVTSKGKNKNEIIYAWDDDELKEVLEKLTSYEIQRYKGLGEMNADQIWDTTMNPKTRTIIKVDIKDASLAERRVTMLMGDNVQARREWIDKNVDFSTDDDFILNIEN; this is encoded by the coding sequence ATGCAACAAAACAGTTATACAGAAAAAGATATAAAGAAATTAAATGGTCTTGAAGCAGTAAGAAAAAGACCAGGTATGTACATTGGTGGAACTGATGTAAATGGTTTGCACCATTTGGTTTGAGAAATAGTAGATAACTCAATTGATGAAGCTCTTGCTGGATATGCAAATAAAATTATCGTAACTATAAACAAAGATAGTTCGGTTTCTATTGAAGATAATGGACGTGGAATACCAGTTGGTAAAACCGAAGATGGACGTAGCGCTGTTGAACTTGTTTTTACTGAATTACATGCTGGTGGTAAATTTAATGAAGGCGCATATAAAAGTAGTGGAGGACTTCACGGAGTTGGTTCAAGTGTAGTTAACGCTCTCTCATCTAAATTAGATGTAACTGTTTTTAGAGACGGGCAAATTTGATACACTGAATTTGAGCAAGAAAAAATTATAAAAAGAACTAGTTCAATAGGTAAAACAAATAAAAATGGAACAATAGTCCACTTTATGCCTGACTACTCATTCTTTAAGAAAGCCAAGTTAAACACTGACATTATAAGTGAAAGACTTAAAGAAAGTTCCTTTTTAATTTCTAGTTTAGAAATAGTATTAAATGATGAAATTAATGAAACAAGCGAAACATTCAAATATGAAAATGGAATTAAAGAATTTGTTAATTTTATAAATGATTCTAAAACGCCTATAATTGAACCTTTTTCATTCAAAGATGAAAAAAATGGAGTTGAAGTTGAATTTGGTTTTCAATATACTGACACATATAATGAACTTATTTTAAGTTTTGTTAATAATGTTAAAACTCGTGATGGCGGAACACATGAAACTGGTTTTAAAAGTGCATTAACTAAAGTTTTTAACGCTTTTGCTGAAGAAGAAAAAGTTATCAAGGGGAAAAATACACTTGATGGAAGTGATGTACGTGAAGGACTTACTGCTATTATTTCTCTTAAAGTTCCGGAAAACATCTTGGAGTTTGTAGGCCAAACTAAAGATAAATTAGGTACTCCTGAAGCTAAAGGTATTGTTGAGGATATCGTAACTAAATTCATGAAGCAATGAATCACAGAAAATAAACAAATCGCAAGAAAAGTTCTTGAAAAAATAAAACGTGCTTATGAAATTAGAAATGATGAGCGCAAAAGAAAGAATGAATTGAGACAAACTAAGAACATTCTTAAAACTAAGCAAATTCTTTCTGATAAATTAACTCCTGCTCAATCTAAAAAAGTTGAAGAAAAAGAATTATTCTTAGTCGAAGGTGATTCTGCTGGTGGAACAGCAAAGACCGGAAGAGATCGTAGATATCAGGCAATTTTACCACTTAGAGGTAAGGTGTTAAACACTGAAAAATCTAAGCTTCTTGAAATATTAAAAAATGTTGAAATCAACACAATTATAAATACTATTGGAGCTGGTTATGGAAAAGATTTCGACATTACAAGAGCCCAATATGGAAAAATAGTTATTATGACTGACGCGGATACCGATGGTGCTCACATTCAAATTTTACTTTTAACATTCTTATATAGATATATGCGTCCATTAATAGAACATGGTAGAGTATTTATTGCTCGTCCACCACTATATAAAGTAACATCAAAAGGTAAAAATAAAAATGAAATCATTTATGCATGAGATGATGATGAACTTAAAGAAGTACTTGAAAAATTAACAAGTTATGAAATTCAACGTTATAAAGGTCTTGGAGAAATGAATGCTGATCAAATTTGAGACACTACAATGAATCCAAAAACTAGAACAATAATTAAAGTAGATATAAAAGATGCTTCACTAGCCGAAAGAAGGGTTACTATGTTAATGGGAGATAATGTCCAAGCTAGAAGAGAGTGGATTGATAAGAATGTTGATTTCTCAACGGATGATGATTTTATATTAAATATAGAGAATTAG
- a CDS encoding LemA family protein translates to MLIDTRIEQSEQPEINVQNQIISPKATTSQKILFALMIFFSCILIFGLIYWPYKWISSWPNKLNRLQLEVNDAASLIDVNLQKRKDTLVKLFEETKAYLKFENETFTNVAKLRSLKSEGMSEDAKTTQEMNTLMENISRDINISVEAYPELKASKIVSELMSSSEYIESEIAASRRLYNKRVSEFNTEIFTFPILIKAQKMKLHSMSLFAASKESKKDVDMSGLSNI, encoded by the coding sequence ATGTTAATAGACACTAGAATAGAACAAAGTGAACAACCTGAAATTAATGTTCAAAACCAGATTATTTCGCCTAAGGCAACAACTTCACAAAAAATTCTTTTTGCTTTAATGATTTTCTTTAGCTGCATTTTAATTTTTGGTTTAATTTACTGACCATATAAATGAATTTCATCATGACCAAATAAGTTAAATAGATTACAACTTGAAGTTAATGACGCAGCGTCATTAATCGATGTTAATTTACAAAAAAGAAAAGATACATTAGTAAAATTATTTGAAGAAACAAAAGCATATTTAAAATTTGAAAACGAAACTTTCACAAATGTTGCAAAATTGAGAAGTCTTAAGAGTGAAGGGATGAGTGAAGATGCTAAAACAACCCAAGAAATGAACACTTTGATGGAAAATATCTCAAGAGATATTAATATTTCGGTTGAAGCATATCCAGAATTAAAAGCTTCAAAAATTGTTTCTGAATTAATGAGTTCGAGTGAATATATTGAATCAGAGATTGCAGCAAGTAGAAGATTATACAATAAAAGAGTAAGTGAATTCAACACGGAAATTTTCACTTTCCCAATCTTGATTAAAGCTCAAAAGATGAAGTTGCATTCAATGTCTTTATTTGCTGCAAGTAAAGAATCTAAAAAAGATGTTGATATGTCTGGTCTTTCAAACATTTAA
- a CDS encoding IS30 family transposase translates to MQKNKKGTNMIIANIKNSLEKVVCIKTKEKHLPNNHYLIKNSEEEIRILHSKVINNRLLKANQMNILHLNECLRLFKEGKNFSKVSEVIGFQTHTIKKLLKISTTNQGDFVKKYKKVCRNCDQYINYVNYIDFQLIAEHLMLYKSKRTRLHSKTIKNKWRDFIRFWKSEVSYYRKNRFNKDFTKRAIKVSAKALVNKFKKMFPNSFCPTPSTVYKCLKSNEFNLSIDILLFLSVGKYHKKTRKVQKSSLKNAVSIHQRPDEANHRLKEGHFELDTVIGQSKDKNCLVTLLDRKTRKLYVILSRKTSEAVKDALLEMIKVNSIKITTLTVDNGSENVRLHEVISNNNLFKCDAYCSYQKGSIENIHRHIRRFIPKGVSMDKFTNKQIYVMSKRINEYLTLINQ, encoded by the coding sequence GTGCAAAAAAATAAGAAAGGAACCAATATGATTATAGCAAATATTAAAAATTCTCTTGAAAAAGTTGTGTGTATTAAAACTAAAGAAAAACATTTACCAAACAATCACTATTTAATCAAAAATTCTGAAGAAGAAATCAGAATTCTTCATTCAAAAGTTATAAATAACAGATTACTCAAAGCGAATCAAATGAACATTCTTCATTTAAATGAATGCCTAAGATTATTCAAAGAAGGAAAGAATTTTTCTAAAGTTTCAGAAGTGATTGGATTTCAAACACACACCATTAAAAAGTTATTGAAAATTTCAACAACAAATCAAGGTGATTTTGTCAAAAAATATAAAAAAGTTTGTCGCAACTGTGATCAATATATTAATTATGTAAACTATATTGATTTCCAATTAATTGCCGAACATCTTATGCTTTATAAGTCCAAAAGAACAAGACTTCATTCAAAGACTATTAAAAATAAATGAAGAGATTTTATTAGATTTTGAAAATCTGAAGTTAGTTATTATAGGAAAAATAGATTCAATAAAGATTTTACAAAAAGAGCAATCAAAGTTTCAGCTAAAGCTCTTGTTAATAAATTTAAGAAGATGTTTCCTAACAGTTTCTGCCCTACTCCTAGCACTGTATACAAGTGCTTAAAGTCAAATGAGTTTAATTTATCTATAGATATTTTGCTCTTTCTTTCTGTAGGAAAATATCACAAGAAAACTAGAAAAGTTCAAAAAAGTTCTCTTAAAAATGCTGTTAGTATTCATCAAAGGCCTGATGAGGCCAACCATAGATTAAAGGAAGGTCATTTTGAACTTGATACTGTGATTGGACAAAGCAAGGATAAGAATTGTTTGGTAACTTTATTAGATAGAAAAACTAGAAAACTTTATGTAATATTATCACGCAAAACTTCTGAGGCAGTGAAAGATGCTTTACTTGAAATGATTAAAGTTAATTCCATAAAAATAACAACATTAACGGTTGATAACGGCTCCGAGAACGTGCGCTTGCACGAAGTTATTTCTAATAACAATTTGTTTAAATGTGATGCATATTGTTCATACCAAAAAGGTTCAATAGAAAATATCCACAGACACATTAGAAGATTTATTCCTAAGGGTGTGTCTATGGATAAATTCACAAATAAACAAATTTATGTGATGAGCAAAAGAATTAATGAATATTTAACACTTATCAATCAATAA
- a CDS encoding S8 family serine peptidase gives MKRNKKMSFLLVSSVSLIASPLISYNTNTTINKSSKIVFEGFEGFEVQSVKEFEQFDNKNEKSKLPFMLILNENMSNDELSDMMEKIRNFDSIIKISRSKVLDNYLMGSLKNDKTKLKKIFEFFENNQYISNVYINYSSNLIVESTPNDDVKFESYKSYDGYLNNFISNNYTKEFRDEIIDKFKDYMWYDNKRIGIGVLEVGDETKWWNHNALINEKDEFYFDISKDTKQIIVNDQSTFYVPPFWNIKPQYGIHSTQVASIIGGKNGVNPLLKLYGVKLNTLNNDDVYKSLDDEISYLTRQKDVKVINNSWGEKNPSNKLYKYNSYSRYFDEVAKKFPEIIFVFSAGNNGGEENEQKRKLNAEKLSYNSIMVGSNNSIGSVSGFSSYNSDTGKSVLLLANGTNYKFKDGYESGTSYAAPFISGVLGNTLVKYEDKYDYGKNNIIAMATLAASTSNERNYNSHSQSKLNPRVGAGILDYSKLDQAFNNLKYIKWLKDKSKVNNTPNKNTDKKEVSINNITIEKGKTIRISLAWEFDGKTFYNSDKTKPNVKDFDLYLYDENDKLLASSKDERHNIEFIKFKTTETGNYKIKIYDSSYDPYNEQEWELALTWTIG, from the coding sequence ATGAAAAGAAATAAAAAAATGTCTTTTTTACTTGTTAGTAGTGTTTCATTGATAGCATCACCTTTAATTAGTTATAATACAAATACTACAATTAACAAGAGCTCAAAGATAGTTTTTGAAGGATTCGAGGGATTTGAGGTTCAAAGTGTTAAAGAATTTGAACAATTTGATAATAAAAATGAAAAAAGTAAATTACCATTCATGTTAATTCTAAATGAAAATATGTCTAATGATGAGTTATCGGATATGATGGAAAAAATAAGAAATTTTGATTCAATTATCAAAATTTCAAGAAGTAAAGTTTTAGATAATTATTTAATGGGTTCGCTAAAAAATGATAAAACCAAACTTAAAAAAATATTTGAATTTTTCGAAAATAATCAGTACATATCCAATGTATACATAAATTATAGTTCTAATTTGATAGTAGAGTCAACTCCAAACGATGATGTAAAATTTGAATCATATAAATCTTATGATGGTTATTTGAATAATTTCATATCAAATAATTACACTAAAGAGTTCAGAGATGAAATTATTGATAAATTCAAGGATTATATGTGATATGACAACAAGCGAATTGGTATTGGTGTATTAGAGGTAGGTGATGAAACTAAATGGTGAAATCACAATGCATTAATAAATGAAAAAGATGAGTTTTATTTCGACATATCAAAAGATACCAAACAAATAATCGTTAATGACCAATCAACATTTTATGTACCTCCTTTTTGAAATATAAAACCACAATATGGTATACATTCTACACAAGTAGCATCTATAATTGGTGGAAAAAACGGTGTTAATCCATTATTAAAACTATACGGCGTTAAATTGAACACATTAAATAATGACGATGTTTATAAATCTCTAGATGATGAAATTAGTTATTTAACAAGACAAAAAGATGTAAAAGTAATCAATAATTCTTGAGGTGAAAAAAATCCATCAAATAAATTGTATAAATATAACTCGTATTCAAGATATTTTGACGAAGTAGCTAAAAAATTTCCAGAGATAATTTTCGTATTTTCAGCAGGTAATAACGGAGGCGAAGAGAACGAACAAAAAAGAAAGCTAAATGCTGAGAAACTATCTTATAATTCGATAATGGTCGGATCGAATAATAGTATAGGGAGCGTATCAGGTTTTTCATCATATAATTCTGATACAGGTAAAAGTGTTTTATTATTGGCGAATGGTACAAATTATAAATTTAAAGATGGTTATGAATCAGGTACAAGTTATGCTGCACCATTTATATCAGGTGTTTTAGGAAACACTTTGGTTAAATATGAAGATAAATATGACTACGGAAAAAATAACATTATTGCAATGGCTACATTGGCAGCATCTACATCTAACGAAAGAAACTACAATTCACACAGTCAATCAAAACTAAATCCAAGAGTTGGTGCTGGAATATTAGATTATTCTAAATTAGACCAAGCTTTTAACAATTTAAAATATATAAAATGATTAAAAGACAAAAGCAAGGTGAATAATACACCTAACAAAAATACAGATAAAAAAGAAGTATCTATCAATAATATTACAATTGAAAAAGGTAAAACAATACGAATATCATTAGCTTGAGAATTTGATGGAAAAACATTTTATAATAGTGATAAAACAAAACCTAATGTAAAAGATTTTGACTTATATCTTTATGATGAAAACGATAAATTGCTAGCATCATCTAAGGATGAAAGGCATAATATAGAATTCATTAAATTTAAAACTACTGAAACTGGAAATTATAAAATTAAAATTTATGATTCCTCATACGATCCTTATAATGAACAAGAATGAGAACTTGCATTGACTTGAACTATTGGATAA
- a CDS encoding ABC transporter ATP-binding protein, with protein sequence MSNVILEVKDIKKSFKSRHISSKILEVLKGINLEVKEQQKIAIVGKNGSGKTTLAKIIAGFTQQTSGEVLYNYDFEISPKEKIALQFQSEIDFYRPYVKNIYKDLILGFKKFLDMEFVNKLDEILMINKLMKRRYDRLSGGERKKVDLFFTLYNKPKIVILDEFTSGLDTDTRVKIREVVENYIDKYQATLILISHNANEIRKLANEIYVLEDGVFNNHIENIQGKFANDDDLETFIRQITNTITEVKL encoded by the coding sequence ATGAGTAATGTAATTTTAGAAGTCAAAGACATTAAAAAAAGTTTTAAAAGTAGACACATTTCTTCGAAAATACTTGAGGTACTAAAAGGGATTAATTTAGAAGTAAAAGAACAACAAAAAATAGCAATCGTTGGTAAAAATGGTTCAGGTAAAACTACCTTAGCTAAAATCATTGCTGGTTTTACTCAACAAACTTCTGGTGAGGTTTTATACAATTATGATTTTGAAATCTCTCCAAAGGAAAAGATAGCATTACAATTTCAAAGTGAAATAGATTTTTATAGACCATACGTTAAAAATATATATAAAGATTTAATTTTAGGATTTAAAAAATTCCTAGATATGGAATTTGTTAATAAACTTGATGAAATTTTAATGATAAATAAACTCATGAAACGTAGATATGATCGTCTTAGTGGCGGTGAACGTAAAAAAGTTGATTTATTCTTTACTTTATATAATAAACCTAAAATTGTTATATTAGATGAATTTACCTCTGGTTTAGATACTGATACTAGAGTAAAAATTAGAGAAGTAGTTGAGAATTACATTGATAAATATCAAGCAACTTTAATTTTAATCAGTCATAATGCTAATGAAATAAGAAAACTGGCTAATGAAATTTATGTTTTAGAAGATGGTGTTTTTAATAACCATATCGAAAATATCCAAGGTAAATTTGCCAATGACGATGATTTAGAAACATTTATTCGTCAAATAACTAATACTATTACTGAAGTTAAACTTTAA
- a CDS encoding S8 family serine peptidase, which produces MKKSKKFYSLLLTGAIVTTSTSLISIKSNEKEIEKSKIIIEGLQNFNNLSIHDIDQESEKIDNSKLSLLIVLKENISKDEVSKIIEKFSNFKCSIGIEESKLLNNFLIGSVDLKENDNKLLFDFLEKNKFINVVYVNVESEFIDTSIYHTEAKAQEYKFETLYMKNFKVNKYTVDFRDDIIDKFRDYINKNNDDRIGVGVLEVGDKTDWFNHNALIENVEDYYFDTSKETGHIIINDWSKFYVPPFWNIKPQYGKHATHVASIIAGKNGVNPYLKLYGVKLNLLNDKNNVYKALEDEVLYLIKQKDLKIVNSSWGLITNDENLRKYNSYSHYFDEVARKNPEILFVFAAGNNGDEVSIEKRKLSGPQLSYNSIIVGSNNANRETSDFSSYGSNSGKKVLLLANGENYDFKQKPNSKGTSYSAPFISGVLGNTLIEYADKYDYGKNNIIAMAVLSSSTSLEFSQKGKDFQSGLDDKFGSGVFNYSKLDQAFSNLKYIRWDREKSTINNKNNPKTTKNEIIIDDLEFKPNSNIRMSLAWEFNAETFYEKDETKPDLNDFDLYIIDEDNKIIAKSVTEKNNIEYLRFKTNEKTKYKIKITNSRFDPYKNNNIELALSWSVDGKYE; this is translated from the coding sequence ATGAAAAAAAGCAAAAAATTTTATTCACTATTATTAACTGGTGCCATTGTTACAACATCAACATCACTTATCAGTATAAAATCAAATGAAAAAGAAATAGAAAAATCTAAAATAATTATTGAAGGTTTACAAAACTTTAATAATTTATCAATTCATGACATCGATCAAGAAAGTGAAAAAATAGATAATTCCAAATTATCGTTACTTATAGTTTTAAAAGAAAATATATCCAAAGATGAAGTAAGCAAAATAATTGAAAAATTTAGTAATTTTAAATGTAGTATAGGAATAGAGGAAAGTAAATTATTAAATAATTTTTTAATAGGTTCTGTTGATTTAAAAGAGAATGATAATAAATTATTATTTGATTTTTTAGAAAAAAATAAATTTATTAATGTGGTATACGTGAATGTTGAAAGCGAATTTATAGACACAAGCATTTATCACACCGAGGCAAAAGCCCAAGAATATAAATTTGAAACTTTATATATGAAAAATTTCAAAGTCAATAAATATACTGTTGATTTTAGAGATGACATCATTGATAAATTCAGAGATTACATAAATAAAAACAATGATGATAGAATAGGTGTGGGTGTTTTAGAAGTAGGAGATAAAACTGATTGATTCAACCATAACGCTTTAATTGAAAATGTTGAAGATTACTACTTTGATACATCAAAAGAAACAGGGCATATTATAATAAACGATTGATCTAAATTTTATGTACCTCCTTTTTGAAATATTAAACCTCAATACGGAAAACATGCAACACATGTAGCTTCTATTATAGCTGGAAAAAATGGAGTAAATCCATACTTAAAATTATATGGTGTTAAATTGAATTTATTAAATGACAAAAATAATGTATATAAAGCATTAGAAGATGAAGTCCTATATTTAATTAAACAAAAAGATTTGAAGATAGTAAATTCATCATGAGGTTTAATAACAAATGACGAAAATTTAAGAAAATACAATTCATATTCACATTATTTTGATGAAGTTGCTAGAAAAAATCCCGAAATATTGTTTGTCTTTGCTGCCGGAAATAATGGTGATGAAGTTTCGATTGAAAAAAGAAAATTATCCGGTCCGCAGCTTTCGTATAATTCTATTATTGTAGGATCAAATAATGCTAATAGAGAAACTAGTGATTTCTCTTCATATGGATCGAATTCTGGAAAGAAAGTTTTATTATTAGCTAATGGTGAAAATTACGATTTTAAGCAAAAACCAAATTCAAAGGGAACTAGTTATTCGGCACCGTTCATTTCCGGAGTATTAGGTAACACTTTAATAGAATATGCCGACAAATATGACTATGGTAAAAACAATATTATAGCAATGGCCGTTTTATCGTCCTCTACATCATTAGAATTCTCACAAAAAGGCAAAGATTTTCAATCTGGATTAGATGATAAATTTGGTTCTGGTGTATTTAATTATTCTAAGTTAGATCAAGCTTTTAGTAATCTTAAATATATTAGATGAGATAGAGAAAAAAGCACTATAAATAACAAAAATAATCCAAAAACAACCAAAAACGAAATTATAATTGATGACCTTGAATTTAAGCCAAATTCAAATATAAGAATGTCTTTAGCTTGAGAATTTAATGCTGAAACATTTTATGAAAAAGATGAAACCAAGCCGGATTTAAATGACTTTGATTTATATATAATAGATGAAGATAATAAAATAATTGCTAAATCAGTTACTGAAAAAAATAATATTGAATATTTAAGATTCAAAACCAATGAAAAAACAAAATACAAAATTAAAATAACAAATTCGCGATTCGATCCATATAAAAATAATAATATTGAATTAGCTTTAAGTTGAAGTGTAGATGGTAAATATGAATAA